A window from Kovacikia minuta CCNUW1 encodes these proteins:
- a CDS encoding NAD(+) kinase translates to MLWPKAGIIYNDEKPVACRAAAELKDKLITCGWEVCLATGIGGILGYSSPERPVCHTPIHHLNPPGFDIDMSFAIVLGGDGTVLSAFRQVAPYGIPLLTINTGHMGFLTETYLNQLPLAIDALLSNQYEIEERAMLTVQIVREQDMLWEALCLNEMVIHREPLTSMCHFEVEIGQHAALDIAADGVIISTPTGSTAYSLSAGGPVVTPGVPVLQLVPICPHSLASRALVFADTEPVVIFPANPNRLVMVVDGNGGCYVLPDDQVHIRKSPYTARFIRLKSPEFFRVLREKLGWGLPHIAKPTSVELP, encoded by the coding sequence TTGCTGTGGCCTAAAGCTGGCATTATTTACAACGATGAGAAGCCCGTCGCTTGTCGCGCTGCTGCGGAACTAAAAGACAAGCTGATTACTTGTGGCTGGGAAGTTTGTTTGGCAACTGGAATTGGCGGAATTTTGGGCTATTCCAGCCCAGAACGCCCAGTTTGTCATACTCCGATTCATCACCTCAATCCACCGGGGTTTGATATCGATATGTCGTTTGCCATTGTGCTGGGAGGCGATGGTACCGTTTTGTCCGCTTTCCGGCAGGTTGCGCCCTACGGAATTCCTCTACTGACGATCAACACTGGGCACATGGGATTTCTGACGGAAACCTACCTGAACCAGCTTCCCCTGGCGATCGATGCCCTGCTGTCAAACCAGTATGAGATTGAAGAACGGGCCATGTTGACGGTACAGATCGTCCGAGAGCAGGACATGCTCTGGGAAGCACTCTGCCTGAATGAGATGGTAATCCACCGGGAACCGCTCACCAGCATGTGCCACTTTGAGGTAGAAATTGGTCAGCATGCAGCCCTCGATATTGCAGCGGACGGGGTAATTATTTCAACCCCAACCGGTTCGACTGCCTATTCTCTGTCGGCGGGGGGACCCGTTGTAACACCGGGAGTTCCTGTGTTGCAGTTAGTCCCAATTTGCCCCCATTCCCTCGCATCGCGGGCGCTGGTGTTTGCCGATACCGAACCCGTTGTGATCTTTCCTGCCAACCCTAACCGTTTGGTGATGGTGGTAGATGGAAACGGGGGGTGCTACGTTCTGCCAGATGACCAGGTGCATATCCGAAAATCACCCTACACTGCCCGTTTTATTCGGCTGAAATCACCTGAATTTTTCCGAGTTCTGCGGGAAAAATTGGGTTGGGGATTGCCCCACATTGCTAAGCCGACCTCCGTGGAGTTGCCGTAG
- a CDS encoding IS110 family RNA-guided transposase, protein MTPEKIWVGIDVSKETLDVYILPQGLSLQLPNSEAGVQSLIEQLQEMSVHLVVLESTGGLERTVVVGLHNATIAVAVVNPRKVKGFAIALGKAKTDRIDAEVIARFAQSVNLQPQAVVAPIAQQLSDLMHRRQQLVEIQVAEKNRLARASQTVQPDIEEHLKHLAQRLDALNEQIQTLGQQQADWQRKDQILQSVKGIGPLTAALCLVELPELGKLNEKQIARLVGVAPLNQDSGKHKGKRRISGGRTRVRCGLYMAVLVATRHNPVIRDFYQRLLSKGKPKPVALVACIRKLLVILNAMIRDNTLWQTPA, encoded by the coding sequence ATGACACCTGAAAAGATATGGGTTGGGATTGATGTCAGTAAAGAGACACTGGATGTGTACATCCTGCCGCAGGGGTTGAGCTTACAGTTGCCCAACAGCGAGGCAGGAGTGCAAAGCCTGATTGAACAACTTCAAGAAATGTCAGTGCACTTAGTGGTGCTCGAATCGACGGGTGGATTGGAACGAACCGTTGTTGTGGGATTGCACAACGCTACGATTGCTGTTGCCGTCGTCAACCCTCGAAAAGTCAAGGGATTCGCCATTGCTTTAGGCAAAGCGAAGACCGACAGAATTGATGCCGAAGTCATTGCTCGCTTTGCTCAAAGTGTGAACCTGCAACCGCAAGCCGTCGTTGCCCCAATCGCACAACAACTCAGTGACCTGATGCACCGCCGTCAGCAATTGGTCGAAATCCAAGTGGCAGAGAAGAATCGCTTAGCGCGTGCCTCACAAACCGTGCAACCCGACATCGAAGAGCATCTCAAACACTTAGCGCAACGCCTCGATGCCTTGAATGAGCAGATTCAAACTCTCGGTCAACAGCAAGCCGATTGGCAACGCAAAGACCAGATTTTGCAATCGGTGAAGGGCATTGGTCCCCTCACTGCCGCTCTGTGTTTGGTGGAACTTCCCGAACTCGGCAAGCTCAACGAAAAACAGATTGCTCGTTTGGTCGGCGTCGCGCCCCTCAACCAGGACAGTGGCAAACACAAAGGCAAACGCAGGATTTCTGGAGGACGCACTCGCGTTCGTTGTGGGTTGTATATGGCAGTTCTGGTTGCCACTCGTCACAACCCTGTCATTCGAGACTTCTATCAACGCTTGCTCTCAAAAGGCAAACCTAAACCTGTTGCCCTCGTTGCCTGTATCCGCAAGCTTCTGGTCATTCTCAATGCCATGATTCGCGACAACACGCTCTGGCAAACTCCTGCTTAG
- a CDS encoding BamA/TamA family outer membrane protein, protein MGATINNTGTDGQFFAWLGQFQWVQQLSPRALLVAQIAAQFTPDSLLSLERFSIGGINTVRGYRENQVVADNGILGSIEVRIPLTYDPRVLQITPFFDIGKGWNTRGEDPDPSTIASLGLGVRWQIGTDLTLRLDYGIRLTSMDNPGDSLQDNGFYFSLRYQPF, encoded by the coding sequence TTGGGTGCAACTATTAATAACACGGGTACAGATGGGCAATTCTTTGCCTGGTTGGGGCAGTTTCAATGGGTGCAGCAACTTTCTCCCAGGGCTTTGCTCGTTGCTCAGATTGCAGCCCAATTTACCCCCGACTCCCTGCTCTCCTTAGAAAGATTTAGCATCGGTGGCATCAATACCGTCAGAGGCTATCGCGAAAATCAAGTAGTGGCAGACAATGGGATTTTGGGTTCCATAGAAGTTCGCATTCCGCTGACTTACGATCCTAGAGTTCTGCAAATCACACCTTTTTTTGATATCGGTAAGGGCTGGAATACCCGTGGAGAAGATCCAGACCCCAGCACGATCGCCAGTTTAGGCTTAGGCGTGCGCTGGCAGATTGGTACCGACTTAACATTACGTCTGGACTATGGAATCCGCTTAACTTCAATGGATAATCCAGGCGATTCTTTACAGGATAACGGGTTTTACTTTTCGCTGCGATACCAACCGTTTTAG
- the petM gene encoding cytochrome b6-f complex subunit PetM, giving the protein MGEIFTAAVLAPVLIMIGLGLGFLMLKIQGGEE; this is encoded by the coding sequence ATGGGCGAAATTTTTACCGCAGCCGTTTTAGCCCCCGTTCTGATCATGATTGGTTTGGGTTTAGGGTTTTTGATGCTCAAAATCCAGGGTGGCGAAGAGTAA
- a CDS encoding NAD(P)/FAD-dependent oxidoreductase — translation MHDSHYQATLLVNWLPQYNPETLRQQLLTVKSQLPRRAIATSCPVPIPRRLWERLISPIGINPEQRWAELSNKTLNLLVQELIRGQYTINGKGAFKEEFVTCGGVNLKQVDFKTMESRICPGLYLAGEVLDIDGVTGGFNFQSAWTTGWLAGRAIVKSAH, via the coding sequence TTGCACGACAGCCACTATCAAGCCACGTTGTTGGTTAACTGGCTCCCCCAGTACAACCCAGAAACCCTGCGGCAACAATTGCTGACGGTTAAATCCCAGTTACCCCGGCGGGCGATCGCCACCAGCTGCCCGGTTCCCATTCCCCGCCGCCTCTGGGAGCGGCTAATTTCCCCCATTGGCATTAACCCAGAGCAACGCTGGGCGGAGTTGTCTAACAAGACGTTGAATCTGCTGGTTCAGGAGCTAATCCGTGGACAATATACGATTAATGGCAAGGGGGCCTTTAAGGAAGAATTCGTCACCTGTGGTGGGGTCAACCTTAAGCAGGTAGACTTCAAAACCATGGAAAGCCGCATCTGTCCCGGACTTTACCTGGCAGGCGAAGTCCTCGATATTGATGGGGTTACGGGTGGCTTCAACTTTCAAAGCGCCTGGACAACAGGTTGGCTCGCGGGAAGGGCGATTGTCAAATCCGCACATTAA
- the nblR gene encoding response regulator transcription factor NblR, which yields MNPVLSEPSPRVLLVEADETLASHVSLDLKESGYETVVAQDAASGLRQASEVQPALIVVDRMLAGESGLGFCNRLRSQGNRVPVLLLMARDTVDDRVACLEAGADDYFLKPYRTDEFLKLVRLYLQPDTPSNEKLRFGDLMLDLATRRAHRNGRAIDLTMKEFELLKYLMEHPREVLTREQILENVWGYDFVGESNVIEVYIRYLRLKIEDEGEKRLIQTVRGVGYVMREA from the coding sequence ATGAACCCAGTCCTATCTGAACCCAGTCCTCGTGTTTTGCTGGTTGAGGCGGACGAAACGCTGGCGAGCCATGTCAGTCTTGATTTAAAGGAATCGGGCTATGAGACGGTAGTGGCGCAGGATGCAGCAAGTGGTTTGCGTCAGGCATCAGAGGTGCAGCCAGCACTGATTGTGGTTGATCGTATGTTAGCTGGGGAGTCGGGGCTGGGATTTTGCAATCGGTTGCGATCGCAGGGAAATCGGGTGCCGGTGCTGTTGCTGATGGCGCGGGATACGGTGGACGATCGGGTTGCCTGTCTGGAAGCTGGAGCGGATGATTATTTCCTGAAACCGTATCGAACCGATGAATTCCTTAAATTAGTGCGTCTGTACTTGCAACCCGATACCCCCAGTAATGAGAAGCTTCGGTTTGGGGATTTAATGTTGGATCTGGCAACCCGGCGCGCGCATCGAAATGGACGGGCGATCGATTTGACCATGAAGGAATTTGAACTGCTCAAATATCTCATGGAGCACCCCCGCGAAGTGCTAACCCGCGAACAGATTTTGGAGAATGTCTGGGGCTATGACTTTGTGGGCGAGTCGAATGTGATTGAAGTTTATATTCGCTATCTGCGGCTGAAAATTGAAGATGAAGGTGAAAAGCGCCTGATTCAAACTGTTCGCGGTGTTGGTTACGTCATGCGAGAAGCTTAG
- a CDS encoding SDR family oxidoreductase — translation MSLLIVGATGTLGRQITRRALDKGHQVRCLVRSFKKAAFLKEWGAELVPGDLCEPETLKPALEGITAVIDASTTRPTDSLSIKQVDWEGKVNLIQAAKAANVDRFIFFSILDAEKYPHVPLMEIKRCTEEFLKESGLNYTILRPCGFMQGLIGQYAIPILEGQAVWVMGDTSSIAYMDTLDIAKFAVRALSVPETGKKSFPIVGSRAWGAYEIIRLCERLSGREAKVSRMPIGLLRGVRKATRFFQWTWNISDRLAFAEVVGTGKPMTASMDETYATFGLDPNQTTTLEAYLQDYFSRILKKLKELDYEKDKAKEKKKRTYPRF, via the coding sequence ATGAGCTTATTAATCGTTGGTGCAACTGGCACCTTAGGAAGACAAATTACCCGCCGTGCTTTGGATAAGGGGCACCAGGTTCGTTGCCTGGTGCGCAGTTTCAAAAAAGCAGCATTTCTTAAAGAATGGGGCGCAGAGTTGGTTCCAGGAGACCTGTGTGAGCCAGAAACGCTGAAGCCCGCTTTGGAGGGTATTACAGCGGTAATTGATGCGTCTACAACCCGTCCTACCGATTCTCTCAGTATCAAACAGGTGGATTGGGAAGGAAAGGTGAATTTGATTCAGGCGGCGAAAGCGGCAAATGTGGATCGCTTTATTTTCTTTTCTATTCTCGATGCTGAGAAATATCCGCACGTTCCGCTAATGGAAATTAAACGCTGCACCGAGGAATTTCTTAAGGAATCCGGTTTGAATTATACGATTCTGCGTCCCTGTGGTTTCATGCAAGGGCTGATCGGTCAGTACGCGATTCCAATTCTGGAAGGTCAGGCAGTCTGGGTCATGGGAGACACCTCATCGATCGCCTATATGGACACCCTGGATATCGCAAAATTTGCGGTGCGTGCCCTCAGCGTTCCGGAAACTGGGAAGAAATCTTTTCCGATCGTGGGTTCTCGTGCCTGGGGTGCCTATGAAATCATTCGTTTGTGTGAACGGTTATCTGGGCGGGAGGCGAAGGTGTCACGCATGCCAATTGGGTTGTTGAGAGGTGTACGCAAAGCAACCCGCTTCTTTCAGTGGACCTGGAATATCTCGGATCGACTAGCCTTCGCAGAAGTAGTAGGTACAGGTAAGCCCATGACTGCTTCAATGGATGAAACCTATGCCACCTTTGGTCTCGATCCAAATCAAACGACGACCCTGGAAGCTTATCTGCAAGATTACTTTAGCCGGATCTTGAAGAAGCTCAAGGAACTCGACTACGAGAAGGACAAGGCAAAAGAAAAGAAAAAGAGAACTTACCCCCGGTTTTGA
- a CDS encoding aminoacetone oxidase family FAD-binding enzyme — MSTQLSHVIIVGGGAAGFFGAISAKSSVHPAHPHNYPPVQVTLLEAARQPLSKVRVSGGGRSNVTHACFDPAVLVQHYPRGGKALRGAFTRFQPRDTIAWFEAQGVKLKTEADGRMFPVSDDSETIVGSLMQAATRAGVKIWTGAVVKSVMRQEEGFQVQLKSGEALSCDRLLLATGNSPQGYVIAQSLGHQIEPPVPSLFTFNINDPRLQELAGVSVNAVHLRLQVGEKTHLEQIGPLLITHWGVSGPAVLKLSAWGSQSIARQPLSSHVVG; from the coding sequence ATGTCTACCCAGTTATCTCATGTCATTATCGTCGGCGGTGGTGCAGCAGGGTTCTTCGGGGCAATTTCTGCAAAAAGCTCCGTTCATCCTGCCCATCCCCACAACTATCCTCCTGTCCAGGTGACACTATTGGAGGCTGCCCGCCAGCCCTTAAGTAAGGTGAGGGTTTCGGGTGGGGGGCGGAGCAATGTTACCCATGCCTGTTTTGATCCAGCCGTGCTGGTGCAGCACTATCCTAGAGGCGGCAAAGCCCTACGAGGAGCGTTTACTCGGTTTCAGCCCAGGGATACGATCGCCTGGTTTGAGGCGCAGGGCGTGAAGCTGAAAACGGAAGCGGATGGGCGGATGTTTCCAGTCAGCGATGATTCTGAAACGATCGTGGGCAGCTTGATGCAGGCTGCTACCAGAGCTGGCGTGAAAATCTGGACGGGGGCGGTTGTAAAATCGGTAATGCGGCAGGAGGAGGGGTTTCAGGTTCAACTTAAGTCGGGGGAAGCGTTATCCTGCGATCGCCTGCTGTTAGCTACGGGCAACAGCCCGCAGGGTTATGTGATAGCCCAATCCCTTGGACACCAAATTGAGCCACCCGTTCCTTCCCTGTTTACATTTAATATCAACGATCCTCGGCTCCAGGAGTTGGCGGGAGTTTCTGTAAACGCCGTTCACCTCCGGTTACAGGTTGGTGAAAAAACGCACCTGGAGCAAATTGGACCACTCCTGATTACCCATTGGGGGGTGAGCGGCCCAGCGGTGTTAAAACTGTCTGCCTGGGGGAGCCAGAGCATTGCACGACAGCCACTATCAAGCCACGTTGTTGGTTAA